In Nyctibius grandis isolate bNycGra1 chromosome 6, bNycGra1.pri, whole genome shotgun sequence, a single genomic region encodes these proteins:
- the NKX6-1 gene encoding homeobox protein Nkx-6.1 translates to MLALGQMDGAPRQGAFLLGSPPLAALHSMAEMKAPLYPAYPLPAGPASSSSASASPASASPSPPLGSPGLKAPAASAAAGGLSALGSAPPQLSAATPHGINDILSRPSMPLPGAALASASPSASSAAPAGLLAGLPRFGSLSPPPPPPPALYFSPGAAAAAAAVAAGRYPKPLAELPGRTPIFWPGVMQSPPWRDARLACAPHQGSILLDKDGKRKHTRPTFSGQQIFALEKTFEQTKYLAGPERARLAYSLGMTESQVKVWFQNRRTKWRKKHAAEMATAKKKQDSETERLKGASENEEEDDDYNKPLDPNSDDEKITQLLKKHKPGGGGLLLHPPEGEASS, encoded by the exons atGCTGGCGCTGGGGCAGATGGACGGCGCGCCCCGGCAGGGCGCCTTCCTGCTGGGCAGCCCGCCGCTGGCCGCCCTGCACAGCATGGCCGAGATGAAGGCGCCGCTGTACCCCGCGTACCCCCTGCCCGCCGGGCCCGCCTCCTCTTCCTCCGCCTCCGCCTCGCCCGCCTCCGCTTCGCCCTCGCCGCCGCTCGGCTCCCCCGGCCTCAAGgcgcccgccgcctccgccgccgcggGCGGGCTGTCGGCGCTGGGCTCGGCCCCGCCGCAGCTCTCGGCCGCCACCCCGCACGGCATCAACGACATCCTCAGCCGGCCCTCCATGCCCCTGCCGGGCGCCGCGCTCGCCTCCGCCTCGCCCTCCGCCTCCTCGGCGGCGCCCGCCGGGCTCCTGGCCGGGCTGCCCCGCTTCGGCAGCCtcagccccccgccgccgccgccgcccgccctctACTTCAGCCCgggtgccgccgccgctgccgccgccgtgGCCGCCGGGCGCTACCCCAAGCCACTGGCCGAGCTGCCCGGCCGGACGCCCATCTTCTGGCCGGGCGTGATGCAGAGTCCGCCCTGGAGGGACGCCCGCCTCGCCTGCGCACCCC ATCAAGGCTCAATTTTGCTGGATAAGGAcggaaagagaaaacataccAGACCCACTTTTTCTGGCCAGCAGATTTTCGCCCTGGAAAAGACTTTCGAGCAGACGAAATACCTGGCGGGCCCAGAGCGAGCCCGGCTGGCCTACTCGCTGGGGATGACGGAGAGCCAAGTCAAG GTCTGGTTCCAGAACCGACGGACCAAGTGGCGGAAGAAGCACGCGGCGGAGATGGCGACAGCGAAGAAGAAGCAGGACTCGGAGACGGAGCGGCTGAAGGGCGCCTCAGAGAACGAGGAAGAGGACGACGACTACAACAAGCCCCTGGACCCCAACTCGGACGATGAGAAGATCACGCAGCTGCTGAAGAAACACAagccggggggcggcgggctcCTGCTGCACCCCCCCGAGGGAGAGGCCTCCTCCtag